The following coding sequences are from one Euwallacea fornicatus isolate EFF26 chromosome 8, ASM4011564v1, whole genome shotgun sequence window:
- the LOC136340558 gene encoding ral GTPase-activating protein subunit beta isoform X6, whose product MNLGLFNRMNLKESGENKGMYAEWTSLGLSVQYGEQTGQSVLEKFDLPISKEITLGLVKQLASNLGIAQAPEPSILTTDREVQWSMEVLCFGLSLPLVEHDTIKDCVNVYCEWLTALLSEPKVCVPEPIVEDPNLYAKKIISHLHYLFVPRKGEDWPFLYLDLGPDTIHRQAVLCHRVLRTLQEISHKSKILDRDTWEALLMFLLAINDILLSPPTIKDDVADQLCERVLSVLFEIWLIACSQCFPSPPLWKTLRECCMNWRHRVALIEQWNRVNLALTSKVLIFMYGASFPELKIGEEDLIPKNMSNDCIAQSWYRFLNTIGNPVSLTKPEIISQTQKFLQFAISTEGVVDPCQHPCLQQLPVIFLKAIKGIAGQVDAFLGISPPIWWDTMVMGSSTEKSRGEAPAPPILTHSPTPPTQRKLAKSFSVAPSSNTKGIPRSSLIGLTTSRTSVVNPTAPYSGPSSTTSTSSVSSFGFDTKPPLAPGRPKCNTILHLFGEWLFEAAFIGCDLHSQHSRQSSGSFQRPNSMVIESGKSSLSFSQPSSLSEAEIPPGLTIDKYESGKAEALGTLCRIFCAKKTGEEILPVYLARFYLAISQGLKSGSSSKECGDCMVAILMNSTEIFSLDLDGVRTLIPAYVSALEIVLPDKDLKLSNNVNKVELRRAAIHLLLSFLVLPLHFQNCPIKELCSAANGDKAASFSSLKPKLMNLLMNALQVEYDPLNTHMLLGGLFLSVQDSALYETTQHITQAVNESSSNLLSSDSAHALFVRATYLVCHRLISSWKTDLNVSLAALELLSGLARIHIKESDAMECKRAVKWLCDYIVYQCSRPPPAHSKDLHSTIVAAFQCCSVWLCEHPYLLKDKDCLTTVLEVCELGVSGSKSIGKPGEPIKMKEEKELKPASMRVRDAAENLLTCILEQVAYFPNECGPESTSSLLNETLLLRQCSSSKASYNDLSTAVEKFRYFVTEGSVMLALLEEPLGNDQDPQPTVTLLIRGPFGRHAWTMQLRHLPRHKSGAKTYFSNACRPVAMQDTPVRPQVKQKYFPDSVERVPHCQVDESIPTLDFLLESNTSVKEEINLLSQLINKQNIVENNLHKTQNHASEECVPPPVCHEFQTARLFLSHFGLLTLDEEENAQTSPTLVALDSSATEFCKDLQILDQMSPRTCDTVHVFYVKAHQTNANDIVGNALNPISISPYFFEFIHTLGWPVEVKKHPGWTGHISTSWKVVPDSDHHCEIPAQKCYDGSQHVLYWADACSEIAFVVPSSLKQTDVQNSFNASSLSSWSENPWSDATSKRTQSLELDKQPVPPKRGNKSNIHPYTTTKIMIVWLESFEDHLNLPVEHLLESMNTGLEKTSTKPNEALIIYLQVLSTGLLRVHLQGCTGRVSLASPLIDGMVLSRRSLGSLVRHTALNMARRKRLDSDTYQPPHVRRRLKIQEMVQKYKREMTKPELLTYLFSST is encoded by the exons ATGAATTTGGGACTGTTTAATCGAATGAACCTCAAG GAAAGTGGTGAAAATAAAGGTATGTATGCAGAATGGACGTCTCTGGGCCTATCTGTGCAATATGGGGAGCAAACTGGCCAAAGTGttctcgagaaatttgatTTGCCTATAAGCAAAGAAATAACTCTTGGGTTGGTTAAGCAATTGGCAAGCAATTTGGGAATTGCCCAAGCTCCTGAGCCTAGTATTCTGACTACTGACAGAGAG GTACAATGGTCAATGGAAGTTCTATGCTTTGGGCTTTCCCTACCTTTGGTTGAACATGACACAATTAAAGATTGTGTAAATGTATACTGTGAATGGCTGACAGCTTTGTTGTCTGAACCTAAAGTATGTGTTCCCGAACCCATTGTTGAAGACCCCAATTTATATGccaagaaaattatttcacaCTTGCATTACTTATTTGTGCCTAGGAAAGGAGAGG ACTGGCCATTTTTGTATTTGGATTTGG GACCTGATACCATTCACCGACAGGCAGTATTATGTCACAGAGTGCTACGTACTCTGCAGGAGATCTCGCACAAATCAAAAATTCTTGATAGAGACACTTGGGAGGCTTTGCTCATGTTTCTCCTTGCTATCAATGACATTTTGCTCTCCCCTCCTACGATTAAAGATGATGTGGCTGATCAGCTTTGCGAGCGCGTTCTGAGCGTACTTTTTGAG ATTTGGTTGATTGCCTGCTCCCAGTGTTTTCCATCTCCACCTCTCTGGAAAACATTACGCGAATGTTGTATGAATTGGAGACACAGAGTGGCTTTAATTGAACAATGGAACAGGGTTAATTTGGCATTAACTTcgaaagttttgatttttatgtaTGGAGCTAGTTTTCCTGAGTTGAAAATTG GGGAAGAAGATTTAATACCCAAAAACATGTCCAATGACTGTATAGCGCAAAGCTGGTATAGATTTTTGAATACCATTGGAAATCCTGTAAGCTTAACTAAGCCCgag ataATAAGTCAAACACAAAAGTTCTTGCAATTTGCAATAAGTACTGAAGGGGTGGTAGATCCATGTCAACACCCATGTTTACAGCAGTTACCTGTAATATTCCTAAAAGCTATAAAAGGCATTGCAGGACAAGTAGATGCATTTCTGG GCATTTCACCGCCAATCTGGTGGGATACCATGGTGATGGGATCAAGCACGGAGAAATCACGCGGTGAGGCACCAGCCCCTCCGATTTTGACGCACTCACCTACTCCTCCTACCCAGCGAAAGCTGGCTAAGAGTTTTAGCGTAGCACCATCTTCAAATACTAAGG gtATACCCAGGTCTTCTTTAATAGGACTCACCACTAGCCGAACTTCCGTGGTAAACCCGACCGCGCCCTACAGTGGTCCATCCTCAACCACCAGCACATCCT cAGTTTCTTCTTTCGGTTTCGATACCAAACCGCCCTTGGCCCCAGGGAGACCCAAGTGTAATACTATCTTGCATTTATTCGGGGAATGGTTGTTCGAGGCCGCATTCATTGGTTGCGATTTGCATTCACAACATAGTC GGCAATCCAGCGGCTCATTCCAACGCCCCAATTCAATGGTAATTGAAAGTGGTAAAAGCTCCCTGAGCTTCTCTCAACCGAGTTCGTTGTCAGAGGCGGAAATCCCTCCAGGTTTGaccattgataaatatgaaaGCGGCAAAGCAGAAGCGTTGGGGACTTTATGTCGGATTTTTTGCGCCAAGAAAACCGGGGAGGAAATTCTACCTGTGTATTTAGCTCG CTTCTACTTAGCGATAAGTCAAGGTTTGAAATCAGGGAGCAGCTCTAAAGAATGTGGTGACTGTATGGTTGCCATTCTTATGAACTCGACAGAAATATTCAGTTTGGACTTGGACGGAGTGAGGACGCTTATTCCAGCTTACGTTTCTGCGCTGGAGATCGTTCTGCCTGATAAAGATCTCAAGTTGTCCAACAATGTAAATAAAGTTGAGTTGAGGAGGGCTGCCATTCACCTGTTGCTTTCTTTTTTGGTTTTACCTTTACACTTTCAAAACTGTCCTATTAAGGAATTATGTTCAGCAG CAAACGGTGACAAGGCAGCATCATTCTCTTCCCTTAAACCTAAACTTATGAATCTCCTGATGAACGCTTTGCAAGTTGAATATGATCCGCTAAATACACATATGTTATTGGGTGGATTATTCCTCTCGGTACAAGATTCAGCTCTCTATGAAACTACCCAGCACATTACCCAAGCTGTCAATGAGAGTTCCTCGAATTTACTCAGTAGCG ATTCTGCTCATGCCCTCTTTGTCAGAGCGACTTACTTGGTCTGCCACAGATTGATTTCATCATGGAAGACCGATCTGAACGTGTCACTTGCGGCTTTGGAGCTCTTGTCGGGATTGGCCAGGATTCATATCAAGGAATCCG ATGCCATGGAATGCAAGCGAGCAGTTAAGTGGCTCTGCGACTATATTGTTTATCAATGTTCAAGACCACCACCTGCCCATTCTAAAGATCTGCATTCCACTATAGTAGCAGCTTTCCAGTGTTGTTCAGTATGGTTGTGTGAACATCCGTACTTGCTTAAGGACAAAGATTGTCTCACTACC GTCCTTGAAGTATGTGAATTAGGTGTTTCCGGGAGTAAGTCGATAGGAAAACCTGGAGAgccaataaaaatgaaagaagaaaaagaactaAAGCCCGCTTCGATGAGAGTGAGAGATGCTGCGGAAAACTTGCTCACTTGCATCTTGGAACAAGTGGCGTATTTTCCCAACGAATGTGGACCTGAATCAACGAGTTCTTTGTTAAATGAAACTTTGTTATTAAG acAATGCAGTTCTTCGAAAGCCAGCTATAATGATTTAAGCACCGCCGTGGAAAAGTTTAGGTATTTCGTTACGGAGGGATCAGTTATGTTGGCACTTCTGGAAGAACCTTTGGGCAATGATCAG GATCCGCAACCTACGGTAACTCTTCTTATTCGAGGTCCGTTTGGAAGACATGCCTGGACCATGCAATTAAGACATTTACCTCGTCATAAATCTGGAGCTAAGACATATTTTTCTAATGCGTGTCGGCCTGTAGCCATGCAGGATACTCCTGTTCGTCCCCAGGTTAAACAAAAGTATTTTCCTGATAGTGTTGAACGTGTTCCACATTGTCAAGT AGATGAATCAATACCTACATTAGACTTTCTGCTGGAAAGCAACACGTCAGTAAAGGAGGAAATTAATTTGCTAAGccaattaataaacaaacaaaatatcgTCGAGAATAATTTGCATAAAACCCAGAATCATGCCTCCGAAGAATGCGTTCCGCCACCAGTTTGTCATGAATTTCAAACTGCGAGACTCTTTCTCAGCCATTTTGGACTTCTTACTTTAGATGAAGAG GAGAATGCTCAAACCAGCCCAACATTGGTGGCCTTGGACAGCAGTGCAACAGAATTCTGCAAAGATTTACAGATACTAGACCAAATGAGTCCTAGAACTTGTGATACAGTTCATGTGTTTTATGTTAAAGCCCATCAGACCAATGCGAACGATATTGTGGGCAACGCTTTGAATCCCATCTCAATTTCACCTTACTTCTTCGAATTCATTCATACGTTGGGCTGGCCTGTTGAAGTTAAAAAACATCCAg GTTGGACTGGACATATTTCTACTTCGTGGAAAGTTGTGCCGGACTCGGATCACCATTGCGAAATACCGGCTCAGAAATGTTATGACGGAAGTCAACATGTGCTATATTGGGCCGATGCTTGCTCAGAAATTGCATTTGTTGTGCCATCTAGTCTCAAACAAACCGACGTGCAGAATAGCTTCAATGCCAGCAGTTTGTCTT cTTGGAGCGAAAACCCATGGTCAGATGCGACTTCAAAAAGAACCCAAAGTCTAGAATTAGATAAACAACCCGTACCTCCAAAACGAGGAAACAAGTCCAACATTCATCCGTACACCACCACAAAAATAATGATTGTCTGGCTCGAAAGTTTTGAAGACCATTTGAATTTGCCCGTAG AGCATTTGTTAGAATCTATGAACACGGGTTTAGAAAAAACTAGCACAAAACCTAATGAAGCTTTAATAATTTACTTGCAGGTCCTTTCGACGGGTCTTTTAAGAGTTCATTTACAG GGTTGTACTGGTAGGGTAAGTTTAGCGTCGCCCCTTATAGATGGCATGGTGCTAAGTCGACGCAGTTTAGGATCTTTGGTTAGACATACAGCTCTTAATATGGCCAGGCGGAAAAGACTAGATTCAGATAC tTATCAACCTCCACATGTTCGAAGACGTTTGAAAATCCAAGAAATGGTTCAGAAATACAAAAGGGAAATGACAAAGCCTGAACTTTTAACATACCTTTTTAGTAGTACTTAA